A single region of the Plantactinospora soyae genome encodes:
- a CDS encoding amidohydrolase, which translates to MTSALQLPTGSQPASSKSEAAPGAEPLPFGLDQALDFRLPELIATRRFLHAHPELSGQEFDTAALIARELSVAGLAPRLLPKGNGVICDIDGRPDGPVVALRADLDALPLADAKDVPYRSTVEGVCHACGHDVHTTIVLGVGLLLAQLAQRGQLDGRVRLIFQPAEEILPCGSLEVIEAGGLTDVTQIFALHCDPNLPVGQVGLRVGPITAAADNITVRLTGPGGHTARPHLTVDLVDALGRLVTEVPALVNRRVPANSGLLLVFGQASAGTQYNVIPNEAMAAGTLRVLDRDTWELAPKIVAQVVRDVIAPTGATVDVEYLRGRPPVVNDARAIRVLTAATAAAAGPAGIAETPQSMGGEDFSWYLEHVPGALARLGVGRTAANVDLHRAAFDVDERAIPVGVRVLLQTALKALAE; encoded by the coding sequence GTGACGAGTGCGTTGCAACTGCCGACCGGCAGCCAGCCGGCGTCGTCAAAATCCGAGGCGGCGCCCGGGGCGGAGCCCCTGCCCTTCGGGCTCGACCAGGCACTGGACTTCCGGCTGCCCGAGCTCATCGCGACCCGCCGGTTCCTGCACGCCCATCCGGAACTGTCCGGGCAGGAGTTCGACACCGCCGCGCTGATCGCCCGGGAGCTCTCGGTCGCCGGTCTCGCACCGCGCCTGCTGCCCAAGGGCAACGGGGTGATCTGCGACATCGACGGGCGACCCGACGGGCCGGTGGTCGCGCTCCGCGCGGACCTCGACGCGCTTCCGCTGGCCGATGCCAAGGACGTTCCGTACCGCTCCACTGTGGAAGGGGTCTGCCATGCCTGCGGACACGACGTGCACACCACGATCGTGCTCGGCGTCGGCCTGCTCCTCGCGCAACTGGCGCAACGTGGCCAGTTGGACGGGCGGGTCCGGCTGATCTTCCAGCCGGCCGAGGAGATCCTGCCCTGCGGCTCGCTGGAGGTCATCGAGGCCGGCGGCCTGACCGACGTCACCCAGATCTTCGCCCTGCACTGCGACCCCAACCTGCCGGTCGGACAGGTCGGGCTGCGGGTCGGACCGATCACGGCGGCGGCGGACAACATCACCGTCCGGCTGACCGGGCCGGGCGGCCACACCGCCCGCCCGCACCTGACCGTCGACCTCGTCGACGCGCTGGGCCGGCTGGTCACCGAGGTGCCGGCGCTGGTGAACCGGCGGGTACCGGCAAACAGCGGGCTGCTGCTCGTCTTCGGACAGGCCTCGGCCGGCACCCAGTACAACGTGATCCCGAACGAGGCGATGGCGGCCGGAACGCTCCGGGTGCTCGACCGCGACACCTGGGAACTGGCGCCCAAGATCGTGGCCCAGGTGGTCCGGGACGTGATCGCACCTACCGGTGCCACCGTCGACGTCGAGTACCTGCGGGGGCGACCGCCGGTGGTCAACGACGCCCGGGCGATCCGGGTACTGACCGCCGCCACGGCGGCGGCCGCCGGCCCGGCCGGGATCGCGGAGACTCCGCAGAGCATGGGGGGCGAGGACTTCTCCTGGTACCTGGAGCACGTGCCCGGGGCACTGGCCCGGCTCGGCGTGGGCCGGACGGCGGCCAACGTCGACCTGCACCGGGCGGCGTTCGACGTCGACGAGCGGGCCATTCCGGTGGGCGTACGGGTTCTGCTCCAGACCGCGCTCAAGGCGCTGGCCGAGTAG
- the deoC gene encoding deoxyribose-phosphate aldolase → MTATTTSARSDLSEVGRSEATLRTFLHGLPGVDQVGAEQRAAMLGTRSIKTTAKAWAIDLAIRMVDLTTLEGADTPGKVRALAAKALRPDPADPSCPAVAALCVYPTMVPVAASALWGAASAPGGSAGGGSRTGLLGEPVDGGGPAAGGPPVGGTGRVHLASVATAFPSGQSPLEIRLADTRAAVAGGADEIDMVINRGAFLSGRYQQVYDEIFAVKAACGDAHLKVILETGELATYDNVRRASWLAMLAGADFIKTSTGKVPVAATLPVTLVMLEAVRDFREATGRQIGVKPAGGIKTTKDAIKYLVLVNETAGEDWLDPDWFRFGASSLLNDLLMQRTKLSTGVYSGPDYFTLD, encoded by the coding sequence ATGACGGCGACAACGACGTCGGCCCGGTCCGACCTGTCCGAGGTGGGGCGTTCCGAGGCGACCCTGCGGACCTTCCTGCACGGCCTGCCCGGGGTGGACCAGGTCGGCGCGGAGCAGCGGGCGGCGATGCTCGGCACCCGCTCCATCAAGACCACCGCCAAGGCGTGGGCGATCGACCTGGCGATCCGGATGGTCGACCTGACGACGCTGGAGGGCGCCGACACGCCCGGCAAGGTCCGCGCGCTGGCCGCCAAGGCGCTGCGTCCGGACCCGGCCGACCCGTCGTGCCCGGCCGTCGCCGCGCTCTGCGTCTATCCGACGATGGTTCCGGTGGCCGCGTCCGCGCTCTGGGGCGCCGCGAGCGCTCCGGGCGGGTCGGCCGGGGGCGGAAGCCGGACCGGCCTGCTCGGTGAGCCCGTCGACGGGGGCGGCCCGGCCGCCGGTGGCCCTCCGGTCGGCGGCACCGGCCGGGTACATCTGGCCAGCGTCGCGACGGCGTTCCCGTCCGGGCAGTCCCCGCTGGAGATCAGGCTCGCGGACACCCGGGCGGCGGTGGCCGGCGGAGCGGACGAGATCGACATGGTGATCAACCGGGGTGCCTTCCTCTCCGGCCGGTACCAGCAGGTCTACGACGAGATCTTCGCGGTGAAGGCGGCCTGTGGCGACGCCCATCTCAAGGTCATTCTGGAGACCGGCGAGCTGGCCACCTACGACAACGTCCGGCGGGCCTCCTGGCTGGCGATGCTGGCCGGCGCCGACTTCATCAAGACCTCGACCGGCAAGGTGCCGGTGGCGGCCACCCTCCCGGTCACCCTGGTGATGCTGGAGGCGGTACGCGACTTCCGGGAGGCCACCGGCCGGCAGATCGGGGTCAAGCCGGCGGGCGGCATCAAGACCACCAAGGACGCCATCAAGTACCTGGTGCTGGTGAACGAGACCGCGGGCGAGGACTGGCTGGACCCGGACTGGTTCCGGTTCGGCGCCTCCAGCCTCCTCAACGACCTGCTGATGCAGCGCACCAAGCTGAGCACCGGGGTCTACTCCGGCCCCGACTACTTCACCCTTGACTGA
- a CDS encoding phospho-sugar mutase — translation MAAEPHQRQAQPDELAELRGRAQAWLDDDPDPASRDELRGVLDRLPASAAELADRFAGPLTFGTAGLRGPMRAGPNGMNLAVVTQAAAGLVGWLAAQDTAGPLLIGYDARHGSKAFAERTARVATGAGRPALLLPRPLPTPVLAYAVRALGAVAGVMVTASHNPPRDNGYKVYLGAELGGALGAGAQIVPPVDAEIEESIRAVGPLATVPLGPPGEVLGDDVPAAYVQATAAVIAPDGPRDLRIAYTPLHGVGAAVFTSVFARAGFAIPGVVPDQAEPDPNFPTVPFPNPEEPGATDRLIALARTIDADLAIANDPDADRCAVAIPDPVRGWRMLHGDELGVLLADHLLRRGRSGLYATTIVSSSLLRALCEARGVPHAETLTGFKWIVRAEAGAAELVYGYEEALGYCVAPGQVRDKDGISAALTVAELAATLKAEGRTVADRLNELAAEFGVYLTDQLSVRVDDLSEIGTTMAYIRSRTPKTLLDEPVTSVEDLAPAADVLILRTASARVVVRPSGTEPKLKAYLEVVEPVVDEDVAAARERAAASVRALRTETAAALGIW, via the coding sequence ATGGCGGCAGAACCTCACCAGCGGCAGGCACAACCCGACGAGCTGGCCGAACTACGGGGCCGGGCCCAGGCCTGGCTCGACGACGACCCCGACCCGGCGAGCCGGGACGAACTGCGGGGCGTACTCGACCGGTTGCCGGCGAGCGCGGCCGAACTGGCGGACCGGTTCGCCGGGCCACTGACCTTCGGCACCGCCGGCCTCCGGGGTCCGATGCGGGCCGGGCCCAACGGGATGAACCTGGCCGTGGTCACCCAGGCCGCGGCCGGGCTGGTCGGCTGGCTCGCCGCCCAGGACACCGCCGGTCCACTGCTGATCGGGTACGACGCCCGGCACGGCTCGAAGGCGTTCGCCGAGCGGACCGCCCGGGTCGCCACCGGGGCGGGACGGCCGGCGCTGCTGCTCCCCCGGCCCCTGCCCACCCCGGTCCTCGCGTACGCCGTCCGCGCCCTCGGGGCGGTCGCCGGGGTGATGGTCACCGCCAGCCACAACCCGCCCCGGGACAACGGCTACAAGGTCTACCTCGGTGCCGAACTCGGCGGGGCCCTGGGCGCGGGCGCTCAGATCGTGCCGCCGGTCGACGCCGAGATCGAGGAGTCGATCCGGGCGGTCGGGCCGCTGGCGACGGTGCCGCTGGGTCCCCCCGGCGAGGTGCTCGGCGACGACGTTCCGGCGGCCTACGTCCAGGCCACGGCGGCGGTGATCGCCCCGGACGGGCCCCGCGACCTCCGCATCGCGTACACGCCGCTGCACGGGGTGGGCGCGGCGGTGTTCACCTCGGTCTTCGCCCGCGCCGGGTTCGCCATTCCGGGAGTGGTGCCCGACCAGGCCGAACCGGACCCGAACTTCCCGACCGTCCCGTTCCCGAACCCGGAGGAGCCGGGCGCGACCGACCGGCTGATCGCGCTGGCCCGGACCATCGACGCCGACCTCGCGATCGCCAACGACCCGGACGCCGACCGGTGCGCCGTGGCGATCCCCGATCCGGTACGCGGCTGGCGGATGCTGCACGGCGACGAGCTGGGCGTACTGCTGGCCGACCATCTCCTCCGGCGCGGACGCTCGGGGCTGTACGCCACCACGATCGTCTCCTCGTCCCTGCTGCGCGCCCTCTGCGAGGCCCGGGGGGTGCCGCACGCGGAGACGCTCACCGGGTTCAAGTGGATCGTCCGGGCCGAGGCCGGTGCCGCCGAGCTGGTGTACGGCTACGAGGAGGCCCTCGGCTACTGCGTCGCGCCCGGTCAGGTCCGGGACAAGGACGGGATCAGCGCCGCGCTCACCGTCGCCGAGCTCGCGGCGACGCTTAAGGCGGAGGGGCGCACCGTGGCCGACCGGCTGAACGAGTTGGCGGCCGAGTTCGGCGTGTACCTGACCGATCAGCTCTCGGTGCGGGTCGACGACCTGAGCGAGATTGGGACCACGATGGCGTACATCCGGTCCAGGACCCCGAAGACCCTGCTCGACGAGCCGGTGACCTCGGTGGAGGACCTCGCCCCGGCGGCGGACGTGCTGATCCTGCGTACCGCTTCGGCCCGGGTGGTGGTCCGGCCGTCCGGTACCGAGCCCAAGCTGAAGGCGTACCTGGAAGTGGTGGAACCGGTCGTCGACGAGGACGTGGCGGCGGCCCGGGAACGCGCCGCCGCGTCGGTCCGCGCGCTGCGGACCGAGACCGCGGCGGCCCTGGGCATCTGGTAG
- a CDS encoding protein kinase domain-containing protein, with the protein MTQIPTWSGGPANPTNGRAAPGITIGGRYSLRAAIGHGGMGTVWRAADTLLRRDVAVKEVVLPPGLAPTDRDAMYERTLREARAAAALQHPAVVQVYDVVTEGGRPWIVMELLDARSLADMVIEDGPLAPRAVAKIGIALLGALEVAHAIGVLHRDVKPANVLICSDGRCVLTDFGVARMPTDVQLTTPGMVLGSPHFISPERAMGHDFGPPSDLFSLGVTLYTAVEGRPPFDKGDPIETMHAVVEDPPAPPVRSGALTRTLLGLLEKDPSRRLDVTRSRTMLRELLAGPLASNPAGHSMTDPYAVVPPQRSPWQQPGAPHQQAAQQQAATPASNRSPAASNGEIGGTAMLAPGESLADRLARNARDAAASARPPVGGPNPNDTPTGAMPHTAAGRRGDQQHGRRGGPLDTPTGAMPGQGGRAGTVHTASGGGLGRTFSGARQASGTLVETVKGWPRKMQLAAAGGVAAVLLISVVALSLGGGDDPEGSTTPPPQAGTSPGAAVPATFATKPHAERGVAINVPKDWKKATPKRAVYIDYTDPDGSGRRVRVLVEDFKGDESRRWAEIAENGLKSSKTCAKPYQQLGLTDEELGGKPAAQLEYTCGPDGEQRHGIWRGTVQGGKVYSFYLTTPSERFDESKVIFEEMVRSFKLTSTS; encoded by the coding sequence GTGACTCAGATCCCGACGTGGAGTGGCGGACCGGCCAATCCCACCAACGGACGTGCGGCACCCGGCATCACCATCGGCGGTCGGTACTCGTTGCGGGCTGCGATCGGCCACGGCGGCATGGGCACGGTGTGGCGCGCGGCCGACACCCTGCTGCGCCGCGACGTGGCCGTCAAGGAGGTCGTGCTCCCACCGGGACTGGCCCCCACCGACCGCGACGCGATGTACGAGCGCACGCTCCGCGAGGCCCGGGCCGCGGCCGCCCTCCAGCACCCCGCGGTGGTCCAGGTCTACGACGTGGTGACCGAGGGCGGACGACCCTGGATCGTGATGGAGCTGCTCGACGCGCGCAGCCTCGCCGACATGGTCATCGAGGACGGACCCCTCGCTCCACGTGCCGTTGCCAAGATCGGAATCGCCCTGCTCGGCGCCCTTGAGGTGGCCCACGCTATCGGGGTGCTGCACCGGGACGTGAAGCCGGCGAACGTGTTGATCTGCTCCGACGGGCGGTGCGTGCTCACCGACTTCGGCGTGGCCCGGATGCCGACCGACGTCCAGCTCACCACCCCCGGGATGGTGCTCGGCTCGCCACACTTCATCTCGCCGGAGCGGGCCATGGGCCACGACTTCGGGCCGCCCAGCGACCTCTTCTCGCTCGGCGTGACGCTATACACCGCGGTGGAGGGCCGGCCGCCGTTCGACAAGGGCGACCCGATCGAGACGATGCACGCGGTGGTCGAGGACCCGCCCGCGCCACCGGTCCGGTCCGGGGCGCTGACCCGGACCCTGCTCGGCCTGCTGGAGAAGGACCCGTCCCGCCGGCTCGACGTCACCAGGTCCCGCACCATGCTGCGGGAACTCCTGGCCGGCCCGCTGGCGAGCAATCCGGCCGGGCACTCGATGACCGACCCGTACGCGGTGGTCCCGCCCCAGCGCTCGCCGTGGCAGCAGCCGGGTGCCCCACACCAGCAGGCCGCCCAGCAGCAGGCGGCCACGCCAGCGTCGAACCGGTCGCCGGCCGCTTCCAACGGGGAGATCGGCGGGACGGCCATGCTCGCTCCCGGCGAGTCACTGGCCGACCGGCTGGCCCGGAACGCCCGCGACGCCGCAGCCTCGGCCCGACCGCCGGTGGGCGGCCCGAACCCGAATGACACGCCGACCGGCGCGATGCCACACACCGCCGCCGGCCGACGTGGCGACCAGCAGCACGGCAGGCGCGGCGGACCGCTCGACACACCGACCGGCGCCATGCCCGGCCAGGGCGGTCGGGCCGGCACCGTGCACACGGCCAGCGGCGGCGGCCTCGGCCGTACCTTCTCCGGCGCCCGGCAGGCCAGCGGCACACTGGTGGAGACGGTCAAGGGCTGGCCCCGCAAGATGCAGCTCGCCGCGGCCGGCGGGGTGGCCGCGGTGCTGCTGATCAGCGTCGTGGCGCTCTCGCTGGGCGGCGGCGACGACCCCGAGGGCAGCACGACGCCCCCTCCGCAGGCCGGCACCAGCCCCGGAGCGGCGGTTCCGGCGACGTTCGCCACGAAGCCACACGCCGAACGTGGCGTCGCGATCAACGTTCCGAAGGACTGGAAGAAGGCAACCCCGAAGAGGGCCGTCTACATCGACTACACCGACCCGGACGGCAGCGGTCGGCGGGTACGGGTCCTGGTCGAGGACTTCAAGGGCGACGAGTCGCGTCGCTGGGCGGAGATCGCCGAGAACGGGTTGAAGTCGAGCAAGACCTGTGCCAAGCCCTATCAGCAGCTGGGCCTGACCGACGAGGAGCTCGGCGGCAAGCCCGCCGCGCAGTTGGAGTACACCTGCGGACCGGACGGTGAACAACGGCACGGCATCTGGCGGGGAACCGTCCAGGGCGGCAAGGTGTACTCCTTCTACCTGACCACCCCCAGTGAACGGTTCGACGAGAGCAAAGTGATTTTCGAGGAGATGGTCCGCTCCTTCAAGCTCACCTCCACCAGCTGA
- a CDS encoding GOLPH3/VPS74 family protein, with amino-acid sequence MTGVGLAEELLLLGYDDKSGKATGSRIGLDLGMAAAVLVDLALAGRVAFSDGSIVATDATPIGDPVADAVLAKIAADTPHTPASWVQRLRHGLRDRILGGLCERGVISDVDETELGYIHIHRYPVLDPSVEVEIRGRLADALTGERVPDERTAALAAVMAAIRVQPNLGLTGAAAEDAQKRLAEIARGAGFTDGGGLEESTIRPSVALVIAALTRAIATALGTRA; translated from the coding sequence ATGACTGGTGTTGGGTTGGCCGAGGAGTTGTTGCTACTCGGCTACGACGATAAATCCGGCAAGGCGACCGGGTCACGGATCGGACTCGACCTGGGCATGGCCGCCGCCGTGCTGGTGGACCTGGCCCTCGCCGGCCGGGTCGCCTTCTCCGACGGCTCGATCGTGGCCACCGACGCCACACCGATCGGCGATCCGGTCGCCGACGCCGTGCTCGCCAAGATCGCGGCCGACACTCCGCACACCCCGGCGTCCTGGGTGCAGCGGCTGCGCCACGGGCTGCGCGACCGGATCCTCGGCGGGCTCTGCGAGCGGGGGGTGATCAGCGATGTCGACGAGACCGAACTCGGCTACATCCACATCCATCGCTATCCGGTGCTCGACCCGTCGGTGGAGGTCGAGATCCGTGGCCGGCTGGCCGACGCCCTGACCGGGGAGCGGGTGCCGGACGAGCGGACCGCCGCGCTCGCCGCAGTGATGGCGGCGATCCGGGTACAGCCGAACCTGGGACTGACCGGGGCGGCCGCCGAGGATGCGCAGAAGCGGCTGGCGGAGATCGCCCGGGGTGCGGGATTCACCGACGGGGGCGGCCTGGAGGAGTCCACGATCCGGCCGTCCGTGGCGCTGGTGATCGCCGCGCTCACCCGGGCCATCGCCACGGCCCTGGGCACCCGGGCCTGA
- a CDS encoding MBL fold metallo-hydrolase, giving the protein MRLTKYGHACVRVEEDGAVLVIDPGTLTERGALDGVDAVLITHEHADHLDVDALADALGKRPSVTVYTHPDVASKLDALDGVVRTVQSGDSFEAAGFAVRAYGGWHAVIHPDLPRVVNLGFLVNDSVYHPGDSFDVPEGAQVDTLFVPISGPWLKVSESVDFVRAVNPRRAYALHDGLLAPAGLAVYDGSMTRLANCEYARLAPGTAVD; this is encoded by the coding sequence ATGCGACTGACCAAGTACGGCCATGCCTGCGTACGGGTGGAGGAGGACGGGGCCGTGCTGGTCATCGATCCCGGTACGCTCACCGAACGCGGCGCCCTCGACGGCGTCGACGCGGTGCTGATCACCCACGAGCACGCGGACCATCTCGACGTGGACGCCCTCGCCGACGCGCTCGGCAAGCGCCCGTCGGTGACCGTGTACACCCACCCGGACGTCGCCTCCAAACTGGACGCGTTGGACGGAGTGGTGCGAACGGTCCAGTCCGGAGATTCCTTCGAGGCGGCCGGGTTCGCCGTACGGGCGTACGGAGGGTGGCACGCCGTGATCCATCCGGACCTGCCCCGGGTGGTCAACCTCGGCTTCCTGGTGAACGACTCGGTGTACCACCCCGGCGACTCGTTCGACGTACCGGAGGGGGCGCAGGTCGACACGCTCTTCGTACCGATCTCGGGCCCCTGGCTCAAGGTGTCCGAGTCCGTCGACTTCGTCCGGGCGGTCAACCCGCGCCGGGCGTACGCCCTGCACGACGGACTGCTCGCCCCCGCCGGGCTAGCGGTGTACGACGGCAGCATGACCCGCCTGGCCAATTGTGAGTACGCCCGCCTGGCGCCCGGGACAGCCGTCGACTGA
- a CDS encoding DUF4349 domain-containing protein, with protein sequence MIRSRRSIAGLLGVGAVTAGLALAGCGGAGSRDAASTSDGAPAAAPAEAPAVAKDESGGQQGVGLLGQPVQDPATDPGVGQRAIVYTGSITVRVQDVDGKAAEAARIATGAGGFVGGDSRSSNESAAEATLQLRVPADRFAGVVDQLAGLGDTVSRDLKTDDVTEETLDLDARIATQRARVDSGRRLLAQAKSLTDLVMLEGELAKREADLASLEAKKRRLADLTALSTITAVLLGPNAREDDEESTSGFLAGLKGGWEAFVASLRVLLTVLGALLPWIIGLGLPLVGVLWAVRRLRGRRSRPIPATPSVPAQAPASTS encoded by the coding sequence ATGATCAGGTCCAGACGGTCCATCGCGGGACTTCTCGGCGTGGGGGCGGTGACGGCCGGGCTGGCACTGGCCGGCTGTGGCGGCGCCGGCAGCCGCGACGCGGCGAGCACGTCGGACGGTGCGCCGGCGGCGGCTCCGGCCGAGGCGCCGGCGGTGGCGAAGGACGAGTCCGGCGGGCAGCAGGGCGTGGGGCTGCTCGGCCAGCCGGTCCAGGATCCGGCGACCGACCCGGGGGTCGGCCAGCGGGCCATCGTCTACACCGGCTCCATCACGGTACGGGTGCAGGACGTCGACGGAAAGGCCGCCGAGGCGGCGAGGATCGCCACCGGGGCGGGTGGTTTCGTCGGCGGCGACAGCCGCAGCAGCAACGAGTCCGCCGCCGAGGCGACCCTCCAACTGCGGGTTCCGGCCGACCGGTTCGCCGGCGTGGTGGACCAGCTCGCCGGGTTGGGCGACACGGTGAGCCGGGACCTCAAGACCGACGACGTCACCGAGGAGACCCTGGATCTGGACGCCCGGATCGCGACCCAGCGGGCCAGGGTGGACAGCGGCCGGCGGCTGCTGGCCCAGGCGAAGTCCCTGACCGACCTGGTGATGCTGGAGGGCGAACTGGCCAAGCGGGAGGCGGACCTGGCCTCGTTGGAGGCGAAGAAGCGCCGGCTGGCCGATCTGACCGCACTGTCGACCATCACCGCCGTCCTGCTCGGCCCGAACGCTCGGGAGGACGACGAGGAGTCGACGAGCGGGTTCCTGGCCGGTCTGAAGGGTGGCTGGGAGGCGTTCGTCGCCTCGCTGCGGGTGCTGCTGACCGTGCTGGGTGCGCTGCTGCCCTGGATCATCGGGCTGGGCCTGCCGCTGGTCGGGGTGCTCTGGGCGGTCCGGCGGCTGCGCGGGCGGCGGTCCCGGCCAATTCCGGCCACGCCCTCGGTTCCGGCCCAGGCGCCGGCCTCGACGAGCTGA
- a CDS encoding acyl-CoA mutase large subunit family protein, with amino-acid sequence MSDGRSSESGFPIKAVYDAADVPAGLDARLGAPGTFPYARGVYPTMYTSRPWTMRQYAGFGTAAESNGRYHQLLAAGTMGLSVAFDLPTQMGYDSDHPIAHGEVGKVGVAIDSVEDMRTLFDGIPLDRVSTSMTINAPGSVLLLLYQIVAEESGVAGTALNGTIQNDILKEYIARGTYIFPPKPSLRLVADTFAYCRKEVPRWNTISISGYHMAEAGATPVQEIAFTLANGVEYVRAALAAGLAVDDFAPRLSFFFVARTTLLEEVAKFRAARRIWANLMRDEFGAQDPKSLMLRFHTQTAGVQLTAQQPEVNLVRVAVQGLAAVLGGTQSLHTNSFDEAIALPTEKAARLALRTQQVLAYETDLTATVDPFAGSYVVEAMTDEIEAGVRELMERVAGYGSAVGAIEVGFQKREIETSAYRIAQEIDSGERVVVGLNRFAVDEEEPYEPLRVDPAIEAAQAGRLARLRADRDAGAVERSLTDLRTAASGTENVLYPMKEALRARATVGEVCGVLREVWGTYRPSDRF; translated from the coding sequence ATGAGCGATGGTCGGTCGAGCGAGTCGGGTTTCCCGATCAAGGCGGTCTACGACGCCGCCGACGTACCGGCGGGCCTGGACGCCCGCCTCGGTGCGCCGGGAACGTTCCCGTACGCCCGGGGCGTCTACCCGACGATGTACACCTCCCGGCCGTGGACCATGCGCCAGTACGCCGGCTTCGGCACCGCCGCCGAGTCCAACGGGCGCTACCACCAGCTGCTCGCCGCCGGCACCATGGGGCTCTCGGTCGCCTTCGACCTGCCCACCCAGATGGGGTACGACTCCGACCACCCGATCGCGCACGGCGAGGTCGGCAAGGTGGGTGTCGCGATCGACTCCGTCGAGGACATGCGCACGCTCTTCGACGGCATTCCGCTGGACCGGGTCTCCACCTCGATGACCATCAACGCGCCGGGATCGGTCCTGCTGCTGCTGTACCAGATCGTGGCCGAGGAGTCCGGAGTGGCCGGTACGGCGCTCAACGGCACCATCCAGAACGACATCCTCAAGGAATACATCGCCCGGGGCACGTACATCTTCCCGCCCAAGCCCTCGCTGCGGCTGGTGGCGGACACGTTCGCGTACTGCCGCAAGGAGGTGCCGAGATGGAACACGATCTCCATCTCCGGCTACCACATGGCGGAGGCGGGGGCGACCCCGGTGCAGGAGATCGCCTTCACCCTGGCCAACGGCGTCGAGTACGTCCGCGCCGCGCTCGCCGCCGGTCTCGCGGTCGACGACTTCGCGCCCCGGCTGTCGTTCTTCTTCGTGGCCCGGACCACGCTGCTGGAGGAGGTGGCGAAGTTCCGGGCCGCCCGCCGGATCTGGGCCAACCTGATGCGGGACGAGTTCGGTGCCCAGGATCCGAAATCGTTGATGCTGCGCTTCCACACCCAGACGGCCGGGGTGCAGCTGACCGCACAGCAGCCCGAGGTGAACCTGGTCCGGGTCGCCGTGCAGGGCCTCGCCGCCGTGCTCGGCGGAACCCAGTCGCTGCACACGAACAGCTTCGACGAGGCGATCGCGCTGCCCACCGAGAAGGCCGCCCGGCTGGCCCTGCGTACCCAGCAGGTGCTGGCGTACGAGACGGACCTGACGGCCACGGTGGACCCGTTCGCCGGCTCGTACGTCGTGGAGGCGATGACCGACGAGATCGAGGCCGGGGTACGGGAGCTGATGGAACGGGTCGCCGGGTACGGCTCGGCGGTGGGCGCGATCGAGGTCGGCTTCCAGAAGCGTGAGATCGAGACGTCCGCGTACCGGATCGCGCAGGAGATCGACTCCGGCGAGCGGGTGGTCGTCGGGCTCAACCGGTTCGCCGTCGACGAGGAGGAGCCGTACGAGCCGCTGCGGGTCGATCCGGCCATCGAGGCGGCCCAGGCGGGCCGGTTGGCGCGGCTGCGGGCCGACCGGGACGCTGGCGCCGTCGAGCGGTCCCTGACCGACCTGCGGACGGCGGCCTCGGGTACGGAGAACGTGCTCTACCCGATGAAGGAGGCGCTACGGGCCCGGGCCACCGTCGGGGAGGTCTGCGGCGTGCTGCGGGAGGTCTGGGGGACGTACCGCCCGAGCGACCGGTTCTGA
- the upp gene encoding uracil phosphoribosyltransferase codes for MDVLVVDHPVAQTRLTVMRDVRTDSASFRAALHELTTMLVYEAARSLPVERFSIDTPVAPTEGIRLANPPLLVPVLRAGLGMADSALALLPESSMGFVGLARDEHTYEPRAYMESLPTDLTGRPVLVLDPMLATGGSLEHCCRLLADRGCTDIIVLCVLAAPDGIARLERSGLPLRLVTAAIDERLNDKMFIVPGLGDAGDRQFGGMPRF; via the coding sequence GTGGACGTACTCGTCGTAGACCATCCCGTGGCCCAGACCCGGCTGACCGTGATGCGTGATGTCCGGACCGACTCGGCGTCGTTCCGGGCCGCACTGCACGAACTCACCACCATGCTGGTGTACGAGGCCGCGCGGTCGCTGCCGGTCGAACGCTTCTCGATCGACACTCCGGTGGCGCCCACCGAGGGGATCCGGCTGGCGAATCCGCCGCTGCTGGTCCCGGTGCTCCGGGCCGGACTGGGCATGGCCGACTCGGCGCTGGCCCTGCTGCCCGAGTCGTCGATGGGCTTCGTCGGGCTGGCCCGCGACGAGCACACGTACGAACCGCGCGCCTACATGGAGTCGCTGCCCACCGACCTGACCGGGCGGCCGGTGCTGGTGCTCGACCCGATGCTGGCGACCGGCGGCTCGCTGGAGCACTGCTGCCGGCTCCTCGCCGACCGGGGCTGCACCGACATCATCGTGCTCTGCGTCCTGGCCGCGCCGGACGGCATCGCCCGGCTGGAGCGCTCCGGGCTGCCGCTGCGCCTGGTGACCGCCGCGATCGACGAGCGACTCAACGACAAGATGTTCATCGTGCCGGGGCTCGGCGACGCCGGTGACCGGCAGTTCGGCGGGATGCCCCGATTCTGA